The window TACTGTCATCACACACCAATAAAAGGTTCTCTAAATTGAACACAAGTCAGTTGTGACTTTAGATTGAGTAGCAAGTTTATTACACCCAGCTACAtctatctttttaaaaaaaatttaatgaaACTTTATTTTACCGGATAGTGTCTTTTCTTACCTGtcagaaatgtcaacagattaaaatgaaaatctgatgaaaaatgtgacagaaaaaaacgGTATCTAAAAAAGTCACAACTCAGTGTATCCTACCTTCCTTACCAAACACCTGTAAGTTACTGATTACTGAACTGCTCCATGAACAGTACCTTGTACGCTTTTCACGCACTACTTCAAACACAGTTGTGCATCAGTGAGACAAAAGCTATGATTTCTCTCTGTCTTGGACATTAAATGGTTTCCAACAAAGGCTTTCCCACAGTGTGAAACGGTGTTAACAGCCGTGAGAGAAACTGCTGAAGGCTGGCTTCATTACAGGACAGGAGGTGTCTGCGACTTAGGGATCGAGGGGGACTTCAGTCATAAAGTGCTTGGACACTTAGGACAGAGTCCAGGGTATGTTTTCCTTAACATCAGGTAATTAAAGGCTTTTAACATTGAGTGGACAGACCCAGTGGAAAGATGCCTCTGGTAAGTTTGCTGCCGGTAGTTGCAGGCGGGATGTGCATGGGAAGCTGTGTGCATCACTAGCTCTAGAGTCAAATGGAAACGATCTGGCAAAGCACGATAGTGACAACAAAAACCAGCGTTAAGAAATGTCGCTACAGTGATTCATTACATCACTGTTGTTGGAACTTTCCCAGGGGGCCATAAACcttttttagaaattaaaatgCATAAACTGCATTTTGATGAATTAGGAACAACCTTTTGTTCTTGCGCCATGGCTCCCTCAACCCAGAAAAGTTGCCTGCTGCGGTGGTGGTACTTGGCCGATGAACTATCAAAGTGGGGTAAGCCAACCCAGCATCAAGGTCAACCACACtgaacatttgttttatttaatttttactgtattttaaaacagCCAGCCTTTCCAGCTCTTTGCTTTGATATAGTCGAGATTTGCCATTATGGAGCCACAGAGAAGGGTTTATGATAAGCTTTGTTTATCCTGCAAGAACTGAAACTGTTATATTCTGCAtacttttaattgtattttttttgtaatttttgtgttCTATATTTATGTTTCTTTACTTTGCAATACTTGGGTGTGTACACCTATGTGGCAATAAACCTGATTTTGATTCTTTTATTATGTGATATTTTTGGCCACTTGTAACCACTGAACTAAGCACAACATTGACATACAGTGTTATCACCCTTTATGTTTAAATGGCAAACTTGTTAGCACTTACCTATTTACTCATCCAGCAGACATGGAGCAACATGAGCATTCACGTAGAGTCGTGTTTGGGGCCACCTGATAGATTCAAGTCCAATATTCATTCTcatttttggtctccaccaacttctGAGAAAATTATCCTACTATTGCTGGTAAATGCTACACTATGTTCAcagctaacttttttttttgttaatgggTAGAGTTTATCgttagaaaaaaagggaaagagggCTGATGAGAGCGGTGAGAGAgaaccaaaacagaaatgttgtgggccacaaaaccaaaacaactttcTGATAGATGCTACAGTAAATGCCCCTGGAGCAGAGGGGGGATCATTATGTATTGGATTATCATTACAAGCTGAAAATGATTTTACTATCACGTTGACATGAACCTTGAAAAGCTCTAAATCTAAGTGAGGCGTGTTATAGTGATGAGCTGAGGAGTGTTTCTGATGGAGCATTACCTTCACAGGTCTTGTTGTCAGCGGCCAGGTGGAGGCCGGGGGGACACAGACAGCGCACCGCtccccttctctccatctgGCAACCAAACTGGCAGCGCAGGGAGAAACATGCTGCCTCTCCTGGAAGACAGACAGGGAAACACTGGCTGAGGATCGGTCAGAGAAATGGGCCACTGGATCACCACTGagaggatacacacacacacacacacacacacacacacacacacacacacacatacacactggaCTGGTGATGAAGCCATAAACAAAAATGGTGACCAGACACtacttaaaaacaataataagcaTCTTATATAAATCACCTATTTATATTTTGGGCCTTTTAAATTCCCTGTCACCACTTAACTTTGTTATGATATCACTTTCTATAATATAAACTGTGAATTTCTGTCATAAACATTTATGTTAGTCTAAAAAAGGTGTGTAAACTGAGTACCAAGTCCTCAGAATCTTTAATCTCCTATTATGGTATAAAGAGCAACCTGCTGGGAACTGCAGATGAAAATTAGCCTGCATGGCTATATCTGGCACTTTTACATGTTGGACACTGTGCTCATACTGATGTCTGTGCATTGTCCCTTTTaatgaaagaaatgtaaacaaaaattgaaaaaaagatggcagatgttttttgtgtaaaactGATCCAATATCATAAATATCACCTGTCAGTTTACAGATTTTCATCATTTGGGTTTTATATACTGGGGTTTCAAATGTTCTCTTTGAACAGGAAATTACTCACTGGTGCAGGTGTATCCATCTGNNNNNNNNNNGTATCCAGGTTCACAGTAACAGCGATAGCTACCGTGTGTATTCATGCAGCGCTGGGAACACGGTCTCTCCAGGAAACCGCACTCATTCACATCTGGAGTCAATATGAAACATTATTCGAGCAGCAGATAGAAATCCTTGCAGGAAATGATGCATGAGAATGGGTTAAGAAATTAGAAACATAAGACTAACAATGGTTTATGCATCAAACTCTACCTTCATCACACTGATGTCCTTTATACCCTGGGGAGCATAAACACTTGTCTGGTCCCACACATTTTCCATTTACGCACAACTTCTTGCACACAGCTGTGGAGGATGAGAGTCACAATATAAACCAAATCATGCTAACATCATTTGGACCCCCTTGAAAACAAGATGGTTCATCTCAACGGGCTAGCCTTCAATACATTTCTTCAATCACCAACGTCTCTACACTGATATATCATAAGATCCATCATTAAAGTAAACGTGCCAGTATCTCAcccttatgtaaaaaaaaaattaaagcaaCATTAATTTACTATTTGTCGATTAGGgggcaacagaaaaaaactgtaaacacaacattaacatgtATTAGGTTATGAAGGTGATATTGCAATTGTGTTAGCAAAAAGATGTCTGTTTATACATCCAGCAGATATATGGAGCATCGTTAGCATACAATTTCTTTGGGCATTTTACACTTCCGTTTTTCATAGGacaaatgaagacatgaaaagggaaagagagagggggaatgacatgcagcaaatggccacaggtcggatttgaacctgctctaccaactaagCCAACCCAGCCCCATTAGCATACATTTGGAGTTATGTTTAATGATGCCTAGCAAATGTAATTCCAACATTAACTCTAGTCGTACCCCacttttggtctccaccaacttctGAGGGAAATGTTGATCATTTTGCTGCTAAAAGCTGCACTGTGTTCACCAGCTGGTCACAaccattgtctgttgtttggctTATTAGAGATTGTTCAGCTGATTTCTGCGACTTGAAACGATGAGAGCACTGAAGTGCAACAGAAACAATGAAGTTGTGCTccgtaaaaccaaaacaatgagcagaaagatgctaaaacgATCCGCaaagctgaggggaactgcagagtcGGATGTTGAATCTCTGCAGTTTGTTAATACGAGCAAcacctttcacaataaaagatacaTTGTTTCCTTCTAAAGTGTGGTAAAACAGTAAAGTGGCAtaacatgtaaaaatataacttttacaTATATAGTACCTCAAAACTGTACTTAACTATTTGAGTAAATTTACTTTCCACAACTGATTCTAATGGTATGTCAATATAGaagaaaaacaggtaaaatCTGGGGACAAATGCAAAGAAAAGATCAAGAAATGCAAGAATCACAACTTCCTTAGACTCATTTTctatttgttgttttgctggGATGCTGATCTGATAACTTGTGAACTGTGGGTAGCCTCATGTGTCATTGTACTTGTGCTGTCACTAAATCGCAGAATGACTTACGCTGACAAATGCCTTTAACATTCCTCCATCCCAAACAACAGGAAGTAGTCTGACCATAGCGGCAGAGTCCTGGCTGTGCGCGACCCCCAGTGTGCTCCAGCGCATCCTCCACTGACCTATAGAGGCCGGGACAAAAGGTTATCAGATCATCAAGCATCGTCAAGCCTTCAGGGCTTCAATTTCAGCATGGAACTCACACAGACCGATGTCCTGAAAGAAGGGTACACACTTCAGTATTAGAAAAGCACAGACATAGGCTATTGGTCTGCCCTCACTACGCGTGAAAGCATGCAGTGAGCTACATAAACATACTTTGAATAAAGGTTTTTGATGCAAGCACTTGTGAAACGCAAAACAGTATTAGACAACAAATTGAATAAAAGGGCTCACAAATCCGAAAAATTAGACAGTGGTTTAGACCTATTGTATCCCAAACATCAATTAGTAAAAAGGAAACTGTATTCCCACAAGTAT of the Etheostoma spectabile isolate EspeVRDwgs_2016 chromosome 2, UIUC_Espe_1.0, whole genome shotgun sequence genome contains:
- the LOC116704512 gene encoding epidermal growth factor-like protein 6, whose amino-acid sequence is MIEISQRGFLVMLHFVTLCVAGHQDRSVEDALEHTGGRAQPGLCRYGQTTSCCLGWRNVKGICQPVCKKLCVNGKCVGPDKCLCSPGYKGHQCDEDVNECGFLERPCSQRCMNTHGSYRCYCEPGYXXXXDGYTCTREAACFSLRCQFGCQMERRGAVRCLCPPGLHLAADNKTCEDVDECRRDADACPLRQTCKNTFGSFVCVCQDGYVMGMLQGSVQCRDKNECLTGSHRCNRHAQCVNTDGSYTCQCSEDYFGNGRTCWPRRAPQSKAVMYFNYKLSKRTKPISPSP